Proteins encoded together in one Ipomoea triloba cultivar NCNSP0323 chromosome 4, ASM357664v1 window:
- the LOC116017803 gene encoding probable acyl-activating enzyme 16, chloroplastic isoform X1 → MTVLNIKPLPFLVWSSSYDGKHACQDLKMNWQLNYWGLRSRKFGVFCDSTLKEMQIRKCSPVLEHMLLSGNGLLTSSEWKTVPDIWKTAAEKFGNSVALVDRYHNPPTNMSYKQLEKEIVSFAEGLRVVGLNPDEKIALFADNSCRWLVADQGIMTTGAINVVRGSRSSVEELLQIYNHSDSVALAVDNPEMYSQIAESFQSRANVRFVILLWGEKSSIKSKVTDGLPIYSYTEILDLGNESHMTLIHPQEARHQYVYEPINSDDVATLVYTSGTTGNPKGVMLTHKNLLHQVTSFSDPVPVKPGDRFLSILPPWHVYERACEYFILASGSEQIYTTVKNLKVDLKRYQPHYLVSVPLVFETLYSGILKQINTSSTPRKLIALLFLRISLVYKEAKRIYEGKCLTKDPKQPSYVVSVLDWLWARAIAALLWPLHRLAKKLVYSKIHSNIGISKAGINGGGSLSPHVDKFFEAIGITVQNGYGLTESSPVVSCRRPNYNILGSVGHPIQYTEIKVVDDETGEVLSPGSKGLVKVKGPQVMKGYYKNPMATKQAIDENGWLNTGDLGWIVPHHSVGRSRNSSGVIVLEGRAKDTIVLSSGENVEPSEIEEAAMGSNLIQQIVVIGQDKRRLGAIVVPRKEEVLLAAKQLSVIDSNATEVSQEKTVTILHEELRKWTAGCTFQVGPILIVDEPFTIDNGLLTPTMKVKRDRVADLYKEQIDNLYK, encoded by the exons TTGAAGGAAATGCAAATAAGGAAGTGTTCTCCTGTTTTGGAGCACATGTTGTTGTCGGGCAATGGATTGTTGACATCTTCAGAATGGAAAACAGTTCCTGATATCTGGAAGACGGCAGCAGAGAAGTTTGGCAATAGTGTAGCATTAGTGGACCGATACCATAATCCTCCAACTAATATGAGCTATAAGCAG cttgagaaggaaattgtgaGCTTTGCTGAAGGTCTAAGAGTTGTTGGCTTAAATCCAGATGAAAAAATCGCACTATTTGCTGACAATTCATGCCGGTGGCTTGTTGCAGATCaag GTATAATGACCACTGGAGCAATCAATGTGGTGAGGGGTTCAAGGTCATCAGTTGAAGAGCTTTTGCAAATATACAACCATTCTGATAG TGTTGCTCTTGCTGTCGACAATCCTGAAATGTACAGCCAAATTGCAGAAAGCTTCCAGTCCCGAGCGAATGTAAGATTTGTCATCTTACTTTGGGGAGAGAAATCAAGTATCAAAAGTAAAGTAACAGATGGACTTCCCATATATAGTTATACAGAGATCTTAGATTTGGGGAATGAGAGTCATATGACATTAATTCATCCACAAGAAGCCA GGCATCAATACGTATATGAACCAATCAACTCCGACGATGTAGCTACACTTGTTTATACTAGTGGCACTACTGGCAATCCGAAAGGTGTAATGCTTACACATAAAAATCTGCTTCACCAG GTTACGAGTTTCTCGGATCCTGTACCTGTTAAACCTGGGGATAGATTCCTGAGCATACTTCCTCCTTGGCATGTGTATGAACGTGCATGTGAATATTTCATACTCGCATCTGGAAGTGAGCAAATATACACTACAGTAAAAAACTTGAAG GTAGATTTGAAACGCTATCAGCCACATTACCTTGTATCAGTTCCTTTGGTATTTGAAACATTATACAG TGGAATTCTGAAGCAGATTAATACGAGCAGCACTCCTCGAAAGCTCATTGCCTTGCTATTTCTAAGGATCAGTTTGGTATACAAGGAGGCCAAGAGAATTTATGAG GGGAAATGCTTAACAAAAGATCCAAAACAGCCTTCTTACGTTGTTTCAGTTTTGGACTGGTTATGGGCCAGAGCTATTGCTGCTCTATTGTGGCCATTGCACAGGTTGGCGAAGAAATTAGTGTACAGTAAAATTCATTCAAACATTGGCATTTCTAAG GCTGGAATAAATGGAGGTGGTAGTCTTTCTCCACATGTTGACAAGTTCTTTGAG GCAATTGGCATAACAGTTCAAAATGGATACGGTTTAACAGAGTCATCTCCTGTTGTTTCTTGTCGGCGGCCCAACTATAAT ATCCTTGGCTCAGTTGGGCATCCCATTCAGTACACAGAAATAAAAGTTGTAGACGATGAAACAGGTGAGGTCCTCTCACCTGGTTCAAAAGGCCTTGtcaaagtcaagggaccacaaGTGATGAAGGGCTACTACAAG AATCCAATGGCTACGAAGCAAGCTATTGATGAGAATGGATGGCTAAATACCGGTGATCTTGGTTGGATTGTTCCTCATCATTCTGTTGGGCGATCTCGCAATTCTTCCGGTGTTATCGTCCTTGAAGGTCGTGCCAAGGATACCATCGTGCTTTCATCAG GCGAAAACGTGGAACCATCTGAGATTGAAGAAGCTGCAATGGGTAGCAATTTGATTCAACAGATTGTTGTCATTGGTCAG GACAAACGGCGTCTTGGAGCTATTGTCGTACCACGCAAAGAGGAGGTACTTTTAGCTGCCAAACAATTGTCTGTTATCGACTCTAATGCCACAGAAGTTAGCCAGGAGAAAACAGTTACCATATTACATGAAGAACTTAGAAAATG GACAGCAGGTTGCACGTTTCAAGTCGGGCCTATCCTCATCGTTGATGAGCCTTTTACG ATTGATAACGGTTTGTTGACTCCAACCATGAAAGTCAAGAGAGACAGAGTAGCAGATTTATACAAAGAGCAAATAGACAATCTATACAAGTGA
- the LOC116017803 gene encoding probable acyl-activating enzyme 16, chloroplastic isoform X2 has protein sequence MTVLNIKPLPFLVWSSSYDGKHACQDLKMNWQLNYWGLRSRKFGVFCDSTEMQIRKCSPVLEHMLLSGNGLLTSSEWKTVPDIWKTAAEKFGNSVALVDRYHNPPTNMSYKQLEKEIVSFAEGLRVVGLNPDEKIALFADNSCRWLVADQGIMTTGAINVVRGSRSSVEELLQIYNHSDSVALAVDNPEMYSQIAESFQSRANVRFVILLWGEKSSIKSKVTDGLPIYSYTEILDLGNESHMTLIHPQEARHQYVYEPINSDDVATLVYTSGTTGNPKGVMLTHKNLLHQVTSFSDPVPVKPGDRFLSILPPWHVYERACEYFILASGSEQIYTTVKNLKVDLKRYQPHYLVSVPLVFETLYSGILKQINTSSTPRKLIALLFLRISLVYKEAKRIYEGKCLTKDPKQPSYVVSVLDWLWARAIAALLWPLHRLAKKLVYSKIHSNIGISKAGINGGGSLSPHVDKFFEAIGITVQNGYGLTESSPVVSCRRPNYNILGSVGHPIQYTEIKVVDDETGEVLSPGSKGLVKVKGPQVMKGYYKNPMATKQAIDENGWLNTGDLGWIVPHHSVGRSRNSSGVIVLEGRAKDTIVLSSGENVEPSEIEEAAMGSNLIQQIVVIGQDKRRLGAIVVPRKEEVLLAAKQLSVIDSNATEVSQEKTVTILHEELRKWTAGCTFQVGPILIVDEPFTIDNGLLTPTMKVKRDRVADLYKEQIDNLYK, from the exons GAAATGCAAATAAGGAAGTGTTCTCCTGTTTTGGAGCACATGTTGTTGTCGGGCAATGGATTGTTGACATCTTCAGAATGGAAAACAGTTCCTGATATCTGGAAGACGGCAGCAGAGAAGTTTGGCAATAGTGTAGCATTAGTGGACCGATACCATAATCCTCCAACTAATATGAGCTATAAGCAG cttgagaaggaaattgtgaGCTTTGCTGAAGGTCTAAGAGTTGTTGGCTTAAATCCAGATGAAAAAATCGCACTATTTGCTGACAATTCATGCCGGTGGCTTGTTGCAGATCaag GTATAATGACCACTGGAGCAATCAATGTGGTGAGGGGTTCAAGGTCATCAGTTGAAGAGCTTTTGCAAATATACAACCATTCTGATAG TGTTGCTCTTGCTGTCGACAATCCTGAAATGTACAGCCAAATTGCAGAAAGCTTCCAGTCCCGAGCGAATGTAAGATTTGTCATCTTACTTTGGGGAGAGAAATCAAGTATCAAAAGTAAAGTAACAGATGGACTTCCCATATATAGTTATACAGAGATCTTAGATTTGGGGAATGAGAGTCATATGACATTAATTCATCCACAAGAAGCCA GGCATCAATACGTATATGAACCAATCAACTCCGACGATGTAGCTACACTTGTTTATACTAGTGGCACTACTGGCAATCCGAAAGGTGTAATGCTTACACATAAAAATCTGCTTCACCAG GTTACGAGTTTCTCGGATCCTGTACCTGTTAAACCTGGGGATAGATTCCTGAGCATACTTCCTCCTTGGCATGTGTATGAACGTGCATGTGAATATTTCATACTCGCATCTGGAAGTGAGCAAATATACACTACAGTAAAAAACTTGAAG GTAGATTTGAAACGCTATCAGCCACATTACCTTGTATCAGTTCCTTTGGTATTTGAAACATTATACAG TGGAATTCTGAAGCAGATTAATACGAGCAGCACTCCTCGAAAGCTCATTGCCTTGCTATTTCTAAGGATCAGTTTGGTATACAAGGAGGCCAAGAGAATTTATGAG GGGAAATGCTTAACAAAAGATCCAAAACAGCCTTCTTACGTTGTTTCAGTTTTGGACTGGTTATGGGCCAGAGCTATTGCTGCTCTATTGTGGCCATTGCACAGGTTGGCGAAGAAATTAGTGTACAGTAAAATTCATTCAAACATTGGCATTTCTAAG GCTGGAATAAATGGAGGTGGTAGTCTTTCTCCACATGTTGACAAGTTCTTTGAG GCAATTGGCATAACAGTTCAAAATGGATACGGTTTAACAGAGTCATCTCCTGTTGTTTCTTGTCGGCGGCCCAACTATAAT ATCCTTGGCTCAGTTGGGCATCCCATTCAGTACACAGAAATAAAAGTTGTAGACGATGAAACAGGTGAGGTCCTCTCACCTGGTTCAAAAGGCCTTGtcaaagtcaagggaccacaaGTGATGAAGGGCTACTACAAG AATCCAATGGCTACGAAGCAAGCTATTGATGAGAATGGATGGCTAAATACCGGTGATCTTGGTTGGATTGTTCCTCATCATTCTGTTGGGCGATCTCGCAATTCTTCCGGTGTTATCGTCCTTGAAGGTCGTGCCAAGGATACCATCGTGCTTTCATCAG GCGAAAACGTGGAACCATCTGAGATTGAAGAAGCTGCAATGGGTAGCAATTTGATTCAACAGATTGTTGTCATTGGTCAG GACAAACGGCGTCTTGGAGCTATTGTCGTACCACGCAAAGAGGAGGTACTTTTAGCTGCCAAACAATTGTCTGTTATCGACTCTAATGCCACAGAAGTTAGCCAGGAGAAAACAGTTACCATATTACATGAAGAACTTAGAAAATG GACAGCAGGTTGCACGTTTCAAGTCGGGCCTATCCTCATCGTTGATGAGCCTTTTACG ATTGATAACGGTTTGTTGACTCCAACCATGAAAGTCAAGAGAGACAGAGTAGCAGATTTATACAAAGAGCAAATAGACAATCTATACAAGTGA